From the Desulfovibrio sp. JC010 genome, one window contains:
- a CDS encoding HAMP domain-containing histidine kinase, producing the protein MGSTIPKDRDGLEFFGQISAAISHDLKNVLAIINEDAGLLQDFSLMAAQGMELDPARLVKLAEKIQGQVKRGDGIIKNMNRFAHSVDLPVCEVDYRELCALVISLLTRMASRKCVTVSLKDGEQAKGKGDPFTTQMLIAKGLEYAMDSAGKDGELGIDVASADGGCMMNVSGLNAPLPEDALAELESIADKAGAEVAVDPQVNILNFKF; encoded by the coding sequence ATGGGATCAACTATACCAAAAGACCGTGACGGACTCGAATTTTTCGGGCAGATAAGCGCGGCTATTTCCCATGATCTCAAAAATGTTCTGGCAATCATCAATGAAGATGCCGGCTTATTGCAGGATTTTTCATTAATGGCTGCGCAGGGCATGGAACTGGATCCGGCACGGCTGGTCAAGCTGGCTGAGAAGATTCAGGGGCAGGTCAAGCGGGGGGACGGAATCATCAAGAACATGAATCGGTTCGCCCACAGTGTGGACCTGCCGGTGTGTGAAGTTGATTACCGCGAACTTTGCGCGCTGGTTATTTCATTGCTGACCCGCATGGCTTCACGCAAATGCGTGACGGTCAGCCTCAAGGACGGCGAACAGGCCAAGGGCAAGGGTGACCCCTTTACCACCCAGATGCTCATCGCCAAAGGACTTGAGTATGCCATGGACAGTGCCGGGAAAGATGGTGAACTCGGCATTGATGTAGCTTCCGCTGATGGCGGATGCATGATGAATGTTTCAGGCTTGAATGCTCCTTTGCCTGAAGACGCATTGGCCGAACTGGAATCAATTGCTGATAAAGCGGGTGCTGAAGTTGCCGTAGACCCGCAGGTAAACATATTAAATTTTAAGTTTTAA
- a CDS encoding response regulator transcription factor, with the protein MKILLVDDESELVSALAERLSFRGFDAEWVCSGAEAIEKVKENEYDLAVLDVKMPRMSGLELRAELEKVRAGMKYIFLSGHGSEDDYNAGAARAECYLVKPVKIEELVEKINLALGL; encoded by the coding sequence ATGAAGATTTTATTGGTAGATGATGAGTCCGAGCTGGTTTCAGCTCTTGCTGAGAGGCTTTCCTTTCGCGGGTTCGATGCCGAGTGGGTCTGCTCCGGAGCGGAGGCCATAGAAAAGGTAAAAGAGAACGAGTACGACCTCGCGGTTCTGGATGTGAAAATGCCGCGTATGTCCGGTCTGGAGTTGCGGGCCGAACTGGAAAAGGTTCGTGCAGGCATGAAATACATTTTTCTTTCCGGGCACGGTTCGGAAGATGACTACAACGCGGGCGCGGCCAGGGCCGAGTGCTATCTGGTCAAACCTGTGAAGATTGAAGAGCTGGTGGAAAAAATTAATCTGGCTCTGGGCTTGTAA